CGGGACCAAGGCCGATAACAACGAGTTTGCCGGTCATGACCCTTCGCTCCCTGCTGGCCTGGTTTTCCAGCCTGGTACCAGAACCAGCGAAAAATAGGGCGCGGGCGAGGCATCACGCTCGATGAGCCGCACCGCGTGGCTGTTCGCCATGGTGCCGCGCTCGACATACAGCGCCTCTTCGAGCTTGCCGGCCACTTCCAGCGCGCGGCGGATTTTCGGCAGATTGCGGCCGACCTTCATGATCACGGCGCCATCCGTGCCGGAAAGTCGCTCCGCGAGCACCTCTTCTGCCAGCGTGCCGGGAAGCACGCTCAGAATATCGTCGCCCTGCACGAGCGGCAGGCCGGCCATGGACCAGCAACCGGACATGGCGGTGATGCCGGCAACGACTTCCGCCTCATAGGACGGCGCAAGCCGCAGATGGAGATGCATATAGGAGCCGTAAAACAGCGGATCGCCTTCAGAGAGCACGGCCACATTGCGCCCGGCATCGAGATGCACGGCAATATCCTTCGCGGACTGATCAAAGAACGCGGCAATCGCGCCGCGATAATCTTCGCCGTTCTTGTCGCTTTCGACAGTGACGGGATAGACCAGCGGCATTTCAAGCGTGCCGGGTCGAATAAAGGCTTCGACAATGCCACGGCCATTGCCGGCGCTGCCCTTCTTGCAGAAAAAGGCGAGAACATCGGCATTTTCGATGGCGCGCACGGCTTTCAGCGTCAGCAGCTCAGGATCACCCGGACCAGTGCCGACGCCGACAAGCTTACCCTTGGCATGTTCAAAAAGCGCAGCACTCACAGGCCCGCCCTCGCAACCGCGTTGATGGCGGCGGCCGTCATGGCCGAGCCGCCCAAACGTCCCTTGACGATAGCATAGGGAATGCCAAGCGCACTTGCCTCCAGCGCATCTTTCGATTCCGCCGCACCGACAAAACCAACCGGCATACCGATGATGGCAGCCGGACGCGGGCCGCCTTTTTCCAGCATTTCCAGAAGATAAAACAAAGCCGTTGGCGCGTTGCCTATAGCGACCAAGGCACCGTCGAGATAATCCGCCCAGAGATCGAGCGCAGCAGCCGAGCGGGTGTTGCCGATGTTTTTCGCAAGCTCCGGCGTGCGTGGATCGCGAAGCGTGCAGATGACAGCATTATCAGCCGGAAGTCTTGCATGCGTCACGCCATGGGCAACCATTTGCGCATCACACAGAACGGGTTTGCCGGCGAGCAAGGCGCCCCGCGCGGCCGAAACGAAATCCGGCGAAAAGCGGAAATGGCCTGCCGCCTCCACCTGCCCGCAGGCATGGATCATGCGAATGGCGATATCCGCCTGCTCTTCGGTAAAGGCGGATAAATCCGCTTCCTCGCGAATAATGGCGAAAGAGCGCTCATAGATCGCATTGCCATCGCGAATATAATCATAGTCGGTCATTGGTTATCCTGTCGAAGCGCCGCACCGATTTCCTCCCGGCCCAGACGGGCAAAAAAGATGGCGGCGTTTTCACCGGGCTTATGTTCTTTTTCGTAAAGACGGGCAAGCCGCGAAAGCGCGGTCTGCTGTTGCTCGAAAGGCAAAATCCCGGCTGGCGGGTCACCGGCGCGGCCGGAAATCGAGAATGCCAGGCCATCCGAAGTACCCGCGAGAGTGAAGAGCGAAGGGGCGGGATGTGCACAGCCCTTGCCGCAGCCGGAAACATGCAGCGTGAAGGAACCGTCCAGCAACGCGGCACATTCTTCGGCAGCAAAAGCCGCCAGGTCGTGCGTGTGAAGAAAAGCCGAGGCACAGCCCGGCGCGCCGGAACAGACCGCGATGGAGGACCGCGCATCGCCTGCCGTCGTGACGAAGCCGGATGCCACCGCAGCCTCACGCAAAGCCTCACAGGCCGACGACGATCCAAAAAATAGCAGGCTATGGTTTAGCGATGGCCGCAGGGCATCGATACCGAACGTGTCAGCCCGCTCGCAGAGATGCGCCAAGTCGGCACTTCGAATCTGCCCGAAAGCAGGCGCGACACCAACGGCGAAGCGGCTCTCTCCCGTCATCATCAAACCCAGGGGCAACGAAGGGGTCCGGGCTTCGCCCCCGCTTCCCCAACCCAGCAGACGCTCACCGCAAATCGCCGTCACCGTTTGCTGATCCACATCGCGGCCGCGGGCAAACGGTCCCTTTTCAGCCAGAAAAACAAGAAGTGACAGAACCACACCGGCCGCCGCAACCGGCTCAACCAGCCCCGCCTTCAACGCCTTGCTTTCCGGCCCGCCAACAAGCAGTTGCCAGAAAGTCCGACCTTCCAGCCGGATTGCTTTCAGACGAATATCGGCCAGCAAATCGCCCATTGCGAGGCGTCCGCCGCCATCGATGACAACAGAAGTTTTGGCCGCGAGTTTGTCATGCAGCGCCAGGGCGCCAGCGCCTTTTCTAATCTCCTCGGCGAGAAAACGGCCATCCGCGATTTCCGCATCATCCCGGCCGGCAAGCGGCGAAGTCTCGACCGCAAGCCCTTCGCGTAGTGGCAGATCAAGCGCCAGAACATCTTTTGCGAGGGCGCAGGCGCTTTCCGGCGTCAGGCCGCGAAATTGCAGGCTGCCGCGCGCCGTAATGTCGATCAACCCATTGCCGTGGCGCTCGGCGAGGCCGCAAAGCGTCACCATCACATGGGGCGAAATATCCGCCTCGAAAGCAACCCGCGACAAAAAACCGTCGCCGGTTTGCATGGGGGCGGACAAGGCCGGGCACAGACCACGGCGGCCAAATGGCTGAACGGGATCGGCAACAGCAGCCATCATGCACCTACCCTTTCGGATCGGGGCAGGATCAGCATTTCCAGCTCCGCATCCACCGCATTGCGGCGGCTGTGCCACAAGCCACGGCGGCGGGCGGATAAAAAGCGCGCGGCCATCACCTCTGCCGCCTTCGGATTTTCCCGCAGGATGAAATCGCGGACTTCCTCATTGCCGAAATAGGCATCGTAAAGCGCCTCGATCAGCGAGGAGGATACCACATGGGTGGTTTCGGCAAAGCCGACCAGCCGGTCCACCGTTTCTGCAAATTCCGCCGCCCCGCGTGGGCCGTGCCGCATCTGGCCGGCAATGAAACGCGGATTGACGGCGCGGGCGCGCACCACCCGCGTCAGCGCCTGTGTCATCGATCTGGCCCGCGGACGTGCCGGATCGGTCGTATCCAGCGCGACGATATCGGCGATGCCGCCAAGTACGGCCTTCGCAGCGGAGAAACCGCCGATAAAGGCGACGTCGGAAGAGCCGTCGAGAAGATCGCGACCGGGATCGTCGCCGGTATGAACCAGAAGATCAGCCCGGCGCACCAGTTCCGTAAAGCCGGCATCCTCGAAAATCTCGAGCCCATCGGCGCCGCCAAAGGCATGGTTCGCTGCATCGAGATAGGCCTGCCCCAGCTCCTCGCGTTCGTCCCAGGTGCCGCTGGCGAGCTTTTCCTCGATACCGGCGCCATAGGTGCCGGGCGCAGAACCGAAGATGCGCGCAGGAATATGCCCAAGCGCTGCCGCCTCTTCCGCCAGCGGATTGTCGCCCGGCGCTTCGTCCCGCCGCGCAACCGCCTTGGCGGCCGCATCGAGAAGCGCGATGAGCGCCGGAAACATGTCGCGGAAAAGGCCGGAAATGCGAAACGTCACATCGACCCGCGGGCGGCCGAGGCTCGCCGGTGGCAGAACCTCGATGCCGGTGACCCGGCCCGTGGCAGGATCATGGATTGGCCTTGCCCCCATCAGATGCAGCGCCTGCGCCACATCCTCGCCGCCGTTGCGAAGGCTGGCACTGCCCCAGAGATCGAACACCAGATGTTTCGGCCAATCACCATGGGACTGCAGATGATGGCGAAGCACTTCCTCGCCCGCCATGCGGCCCAGATCGAAAGCTGTCGGCGTCGGCATGGTACGGGGATCGGCAGCATAAAGGTTGCGGCCGGTGGGCAGCACGTCGAGACGCCCTCGCGCAGGTGCACCGGAAGGACCGGGGGCGATGTGCCGGCCATCGAGCGCCGCAAGCAGCGCGGCTTTCTCGGCCTTCGCGCTCTGAAGACGGAGAGGATCGGCCTCGCCTTCGGGGGAACGACCGAAAACATGCTGACCGTCCTTGATGGCAAAATCCTTGAGGTCGCAGAGAAAGGCATCAATGCGTGAAAGGGCCGCATCGGCATCATCCTTCGCGCCAACGCCCGCCTCGGCCGCCAGCCCGGTTTCCAGCGCCTTTTCAACGATCAGCTTCGCCAGCCGGTCACGGCGGCGACGATCAAGGCCATCCGCCTGCGCATATTCATCGACCAGCTGTTCCAGCGCCAACTGTTCCGGCGAAAGCCCGGCATTGACAAGCACCGGTGGCACATGGCCGATGGTAACCGCCGCGATGCGCCGCTTGGCAACCGCCGCCTCACCGGGGTTGGAGACGATGAATGGATAGACCACCGGCAGCGGGCCGGTGACGATTTCCGGGAAACAATCGCGGGAAAGCGCAACCGTCTTGCCCGGCAACCATTCCAGCGTGCCATGCGCGCCCACATGCACGATGGCATGCGTCGCCACAACACTTTGCATCCATGCGCCGAAGGCGACGAGCGCGTGGCGTGGCGGCAGGGCAGGGTCGTGATAATCCACCCGCCGATCCTCGTTCCGCCCCCGATCCGGCGCGAGCGCGACGAAGACCTGGCCGAAGCGGGCAACGCGAAAATGGAAAGCGCCATCGGCAAAAGCGTCGTCCTGTTCCGCAGCTCCCCACGTCGCATTCATCGAGCTGGAGGCGGTCTCAGTCAAACCTGCAAAAAAATCCCGATAGGTGGAAAGATCGACGGTCGCTTCCTGGCTCTCGATACGATCGAGCAGCGCCCGCGCCGTTTCAGGAATATCCTCCACCGCATAACCGGCCTCGGCGAGATCGCGCAGCATTTCGAGCACGCTTTGCGGCACATCGAGACCAACGGCATAACCGGTGCGCCCCGGCGCGGCACCGGGATAATCCGGCATCAGAATGACGATGCGGCGATCCCGCGGTGGCGCAGATTTCAGTCGCAGAAAGGCCGCGATGCGGTTCGCCACCTGCTCGATACGATCCGCCTCCGGCACATTCACAAGACTGACACCGCCATCTGTCCGCGCCTGTTTGAACGAAATCGCCCCGGTGAGAATCCGCCCGTCCAGTTCAGGCAAGACGACATGCATGGCAAGATCGGACGGATTGAGGCCGCGCGCGTTTTCCACCCAGCCGACGCGCCGGGTGGTCGCCATCACCGCCTGGAAAACCGGAACGCCGAGACGGTCGAACAACGTCTCGCCCCTATCATCCGTATGGCTGGCAAAGGCCGTAGCGGCGATGATGGCGGCGGGCTGGAGAGCGGGCAGCACCGTTTCAAGAAAACGGATCGCTTCCCCATCCTTCAACCCGCTGACGAAAATCGGCAGGGGTGCAAACCCGCGCGCAGAGAGCGCCTGAAACAGCGCATCGACGGGTGCAGCATCTTCCGCCAGAAGCATGGAGCGGTAAAAGAGGATGGGCAGAACGGACGCACCGGCAGGGAACCCGGCACAAGCCTCGTCCTGCCCAACGACACCCAGATCCGGCCGATAGAAGCCGGCTTTCGGCAGGGGGTCAGCCTT
This window of the Agrobacterium fabrum str. C58 genome carries:
- the cobN gene encoding cobaltochelatase subunit CobN, with protein sequence MHILATTSSSLDDLIEPVDLNQPRSDVVVLSFSASDLAGLERAWGKAGETLPSLSAANLSELRHPMSVDLWIEKTAEHARVILIRILGGAERWRYGVDQLAILARRRGIKLLLLPGECSERDEKLEAASTVDKPMLASVLSFFREGGRENMGRLAAGLSVLAGGGEWPDIKADPLPKAGFYRPDLGVVGQDEACAGFPAGASVLPILFYRSMLLAEDAAPVDALFQALSARGFAPLPIFVSGLKDGEAIRFLETVLPALQPAAIIAATAFASHTDDRGETLFDRLGVPVFQAVMATTRRVGWVENARGLNPSDLAMHVVLPELDGRILTGAISFKQARTDGGVSLVNVPEADRIEQVANRIAAFLRLKSAPPRDRRIVILMPDYPGAAPGRTGYAVGLDVPQSVLEMLRDLAEAGYAVEDIPETARALLDRIESQEATVDLSTYRDFFAGLTETASSSMNATWGAAEQDDAFADGAFHFRVARFGQVFVALAPDRGRNEDRRVDYHDPALPPRHALVAFGAWMQSVVATHAIVHVGAHGTLEWLPGKTVALSRDCFPEIVTGPLPVVYPFIVSNPGEAAVAKRRIAAVTIGHVPPVLVNAGLSPEQLALEQLVDEYAQADGLDRRRRDRLAKLIVEKALETGLAAEAGVGAKDDADAALSRIDAFLCDLKDFAIKDGQHVFGRSPEGEADPLRLQSAKAEKAALLAALDGRHIAPGPSGAPARGRLDVLPTGRNLYAADPRTMPTPTAFDLGRMAGEEVLRHHLQSHGDWPKHLVFDLWGSASLRNGGEDVAQALHLMGARPIHDPATGRVTGIEVLPPASLGRPRVDVTFRISGLFRDMFPALIALLDAAAKAVARRDEAPGDNPLAEEAAALGHIPARIFGSAPGTYGAGIEEKLASGTWDEREELGQAYLDAANHAFGGADGLEIFEDAGFTELVRRADLLVHTGDDPGRDLLDGSSDVAFIGGFSAAKAVLGGIADIVALDTTDPARPRARSMTQALTRVVRARAVNPRFIAGQMRHGPRGAAEFAETVDRLVGFAETTHVVSSSLIEALYDAYFGNEEVRDFILRENPKAAEVMAARFLSARRRGLWHSRRNAVDAELEMLILPRSERVGA
- a CDS encoding precorrin-8X methylmutase; its protein translation is MTDYDYIRDGNAIYERSFAIIREEADLSAFTEEQADIAIRMIHACGQVEAAGHFRFSPDFVSAARGALLAGKPVLCDAQMVAHGVTHARLPADNAVICTLRDPRTPELAKNIGNTRSAAALDLWADYLDGALVAIGNAPTALFYLLEMLEKGGPRPAAIIGMPVGFVGAAESKDALEASALGIPYAIVKGRLGGSAMTAAAINAVARAGL
- a CDS encoding precorrin-2 C(20)-methyltransferase codes for the protein MSAALFEHAKGKLVGVGTGPGDPELLTLKAVRAIENADVLAFFCKKGSAGNGRGIVEAFIRPGTLEMPLVYPVTVESDKNGEDYRGAIAAFFDQSAKDIAVHLDAGRNVAVLSEGDPLFYGSYMHLHLRLAPSYEAEVVAGITAMSGCWSMAGLPLVQGDDILSVLPGTLAEEVLAERLSGTDGAVIMKVGRNLPKIRRALEVAGKLEEALYVERGTMANSHAVRLIERDASPAPYFSLVLVPGWKTRPAGSEGS
- the cobG gene encoding precorrin-3B synthase, producing MAAVADPVQPFGRRGLCPALSAPMQTGDGFLSRVAFEADISPHVMVTLCGLAERHGNGLIDITARGSLQFRGLTPESACALAKDVLALDLPLREGLAVETSPLAGRDDAEIADGRFLAEEIRKGAGALALHDKLAAKTSVVIDGGGRLAMGDLLADIRLKAIRLEGRTFWQLLVGGPESKALKAGLVEPVAAAGVVLSLLVFLAEKGPFARGRDVDQQTVTAICGERLLGWGSGGEARTPSLPLGLMMTGESRFAVGVAPAFGQIRSADLAHLCERADTFGIDALRPSLNHSLLFFGSSSACEALREAAVASGFVTTAGDARSSIAVCSGAPGCASAFLHTHDLAAFAAEECAALLDGSFTLHVSGCGKGCAHPAPSLFTLAGTSDGLAFSISGRAGDPPAGILPFEQQQTALSRLARLYEKEHKPGENAAIFFARLGREEIGAALRQDNQ